ACCACCGCCTCTAAAACGAGAGGTGATGCGTCCAAAATGATTTCGTCCGCCAGTTTTATTCAAAGAAACTGTGAGGGATTTTTCTGGTCTCTTTTTCGTAAGATCTGAAAAATCTTCAACACTCATTCCTCTTCTTCCGGCTGAAGTTGGTTTATAATTTATTGTAGGCATGACTATGCTCCCTCAAAAATTTCGATCTTGTCACCTTGTTTTAAAGTAACAATTGCCTTTTTCCAATCAGACTTTACACCCGTGCTGCGACCAATGCGTGCGCGTTTTCCTGCAACTTGCATAGTGTTTACATCGGTTACTGTTACGTTGAACAATTGTTGAACAGCATTTCTGATATCGTATTTATTTGCTTTCGGATCTACGCGGAAAACGTATCGACTCATTCCTGTCGCCTGATCGCGAAAAGCTTTTTCTGTTATTCTTACACCATCTATTACGTTATAAATATTCATGATTGAAGTACCTCTTGCGCTTTTTCAACAGCTGCTTTTGTAAACACAACATGCTCATAACGAAGAAGATCATACGAATTGAGCCCATTACTATAAACCACTTTAAGATGTGGCACGTTGCGAGCTGACAATTCTACCTCTCGTTGTGGAGCATCTAAAACAAGGAGCGCGCTCTTTACACCAAGTGCATTCAAAAGAGAAATCATTTCTTTTGTTTTTGGCGCTTTAAAATTTAAAGCATCTAATACAAGAACTTTTTCTTCTTGAGTCTTAATCGTAAGTGCAGATTTAAGCGAAGCTCTTTTTGCTTTTGTCGGCATCTTGTATGCGTAAGATCTTGGTGTTGGACCATGAACTACTCCTCCACCGACGAAGATATTTTTCTTTGCTGATCCGTGACGAGCTCGGCCTGTACCTTTTTGGCGGTACATTTTTGCACCCGTTCCACGCATGTTTGCAGGGTTAATCGTGGATGCACTTCCAGCTCTTGCACTTGCACGCAATTGCTTTACGTGATCGTAAACGAGTCCTACGTTTACTTCGCACGCAAAAACAGCATCTGAAAGTTCAAGCTCTCCCACTTTTTTCTTATTTTTATCTAACACAGTCTGTTTCACTGCTCACTCCTTGAAGCTTAAGCTTCTGTTGAAGGCTGTTCCGCTTCCGCTTGA
This genomic stretch from Deltaproteobacteria bacterium CG11_big_fil_rev_8_21_14_0_20_42_23 harbors:
- a CDS encoding 50S ribosomal protein L23, encoding MNIYNVIDGVRITEKAFRDQATGMSRYVFRVDPKANKYDIRNAVQQLFNVTVTDVNTMQVAGKRARIGRSTGVKSDWKKAIVTLKQGDKIEIFEGA
- a CDS encoding 50S ribosomal protein L4 is translated as MKQTVLDKNKKKVGELELSDAVFACEVNVGLVYDHVKQLRASARAGSASTINPANMRGTGAKMYRQKGTGRARHGSAKKNIFVGGGVVHGPTPRSYAYKMPTKAKRASLKSALTIKTQEEKVLVLDALNFKAPKTKEMISLLNALGVKSALLVLDAPQREVELSARNVPHLKVVYSNGLNSYDLLRYEHVVFTKAAVEKAQEVLQS